One Acinetobacter colistiniresistens DNA segment encodes these proteins:
- a CDS encoding MFS transporter, protein MMKQDERLMTSRRFAPMFFTQFFGALNDNVYKQALLLVITYGWIQQQSAEISTLNNLAALLFILPYFFFSATAGQIADKYERSQLIRFIKILEIVIMLIGTAGFLLGNLWLLLFALFLMGTHSTCFGPIKYAILPEILKPQELMSGNALFQSGTSIAILLGMILGGAVIASSAGNLLWISVTVVAIACIGYLCSRFILPQKVAAPDLEIDWNFIRTSFQTIAYAKSIPIVFVILLGNSWYWFYGATYLTQIPQLTQQNLHASENVVSLLLTFFSVGIGVGSLLCRRIGGTDINIKMVPYGAIGLTVFALYLAASLAFVPERTGELLSLKDMFTLGAVYYHVMLAVTLLGISGGFYIVPLYAMMQAYSPRSHRARVVAANNILNAVFMVSSAVFSILILSILKIDIKILFTITAVLSAIFSFWLLKRLKPLLENAPNTLED, encoded by the coding sequence ATGATGAAACAAGATGAGCGCTTAATGACATCGCGTCGCTTCGCCCCGATGTTTTTCACTCAGTTTTTTGGCGCACTGAATGATAATGTTTATAAGCAAGCGCTACTGTTAGTGATTACTTATGGGTGGATTCAACAACAAAGTGCTGAGATCAGTACCTTAAATAATTTAGCTGCCTTATTGTTTATTTTGCCCTACTTCTTTTTCTCGGCAACTGCTGGGCAAATCGCAGATAAATATGAGCGCTCTCAACTGATTCGTTTTATTAAAATATTAGAAATCGTGATCATGTTGATTGGTACTGCTGGTTTCCTGCTTGGAAATCTATGGTTATTGCTATTTGCCTTATTTTTAATGGGTACCCATTCCACTTGTTTTGGCCCGATTAAGTATGCGATTTTGCCTGAAATTTTAAAACCACAAGAGCTGATGTCAGGTAATGCCCTGTTTCAGTCAGGTACTTCAATTGCAATTTTACTGGGAATGATTTTAGGCGGCGCGGTTATTGCTTCGTCTGCCGGCAACCTGCTGTGGATCAGTGTGACTGTCGTAGCGATTGCCTGCATAGGCTATTTATGTAGCCGCTTTATTCTGCCGCAAAAAGTTGCAGCACCAGATCTCGAAATTGACTGGAACTTTATTCGTACCAGTTTTCAAACCATTGCCTACGCCAAAAGTATTCCGATTGTGTTCGTGATTTTATTAGGTAATTCTTGGTATTGGTTTTATGGTGCAACTTACCTGACTCAAATCCCACAGCTGACCCAGCAAAATCTGCATGCTTCAGAAAATGTCGTCAGCCTATTACTTACCTTTTTCTCGGTTGGTATCGGTGTCGGTTCTTTACTTTGTAGACGCATCGGTGGTACTGATATCAATATCAAAATGGTGCCCTATGGGGCAATTGGTTTGACTGTGTTTGCCCTCTATCTGGCAGCCAGCCTGGCTTTTGTTCCTGAGCGTACAGGTGAGTTACTCAGTTTAAAAGATATGTTTACACTGGGTGCGGTCTATTACCATGTGATGCTGGCAGTGACTTTACTGGGAATTAGTGGTGGGTTCTATATCGTGCCTCTCTATGCCATGATGCAAGCCTATTCACCACGCTCACATCGTGCTCGTGTTGTTGCCGCAAATAATATTTTAAATGCTGTATTTATGGTCTCTTCCGCAGTTTTTTCTATTTTGATCTTAAGCATTTTAAAAATTGATATTAAAATCTTATTTACCATTACCGCTGTTTTAAGTGCAATTTTTTCATTTTGGTTATTAAAACGTCTAAAACCGTTATTGGAAAATGCGCCCAACACATTAGAGGATTAA
- a CDS encoding lipase secretion chaperone, whose product MNGKFLNNKTISLVLIVCLLLLLALIYWIFRPDAQNTPHEPNQQAQSQLIGNGLEANAQNNQKGKIPELAASLRGTEIDCPIQVDANGKLILTVGIRSCFDYFFSSLGEKTETELVADIRQYLTATLPDTASSYASHLLDQYVAYSHALKNIKPTGNFKTGDIDGYQKVIDQMYKVQQQFFNAAEINALFGNEHNLNQFNIDQMRIHANKTLTAQQKAAELAKLIDQLPSTLADGVRVSMQFSELQQLTQEVREKGGSAQELRNMRESLLGPEAADRLEKVDQEEAGWQTQVNGYLAARDQILKSDATDASKQQAINQLRNQSFGSKEDLLRAQSYEMMHDRK is encoded by the coding sequence ATGAACGGTAAATTTTTGAATAATAAAACCATCAGTTTAGTTTTGATTGTATGTTTATTGCTCTTGTTGGCTTTAATCTATTGGATATTTAGACCAGATGCTCAAAATACACCGCATGAGCCAAACCAACAGGCTCAATCACAGCTTATAGGCAATGGCTTAGAAGCCAACGCGCAAAATAATCAAAAAGGCAAAATACCAGAATTGGCTGCTTCATTGCGCGGTACAGAAATTGATTGTCCAATTCAGGTCGATGCCAATGGTAAATTAATTTTAACGGTTGGTATTCGCAGTTGTTTCGATTATTTCTTTTCCAGTTTAGGAGAGAAAACCGAAACAGAATTGGTTGCTGATATCCGACAGTACCTTACTGCGACTTTACCTGACACAGCTTCGAGTTATGCCAGTCATCTGTTAGATCAATATGTAGCCTATAGTCATGCCTTAAAAAATATAAAACCAACGGGCAACTTTAAGACGGGCGATATTGATGGGTATCAGAAAGTGATTGATCAGATGTATAAAGTACAGCAGCAGTTTTTTAATGCGGCTGAGATTAATGCCTTATTTGGTAATGAACATAACCTGAATCAGTTCAATATTGATCAAATGCGTATCCATGCCAATAAAACCCTGACCGCTCAGCAAAAGGCAGCTGAATTGGCGAAATTGATTGATCAGCTTCCGAGTACACTGGCCGATGGCGTTCGGGTTTCGATGCAATTTTCTGAATTGCAGCAATTAACTCAAGAAGTACGGGAAAAGGGTGGTTCTGCACAAGAGCTTCGGAATATGCGTGAAAGTTTATTAGGGCCAGAAGCGGCAGATCGTTTGGAAAAGGTCGATCAAGAAGAAGCAGGGTGGCAAACACAGGTCAATGGCTACTTGGCCGCACGTGATCAGATTTTAAAGAGTGACGCCACGGATGCCAGTAAGCAGCAGGCGATTAATCAGTTACGTAATCAATCCTTTGGCAGCAAAGAGGATTTGTTAAGAGCGCAGTCTTATGAAATGATGCATGATCGGAAGTAG
- a CDS encoding DUF2799 domain-containing protein: MKKILLLSTLTILLSGCAAMSVEQCKTANWFNVGEKDGSNGHDSRLDKYYSSCQKANIVPNQKLYDQGYQKGLSYYCRPENIFSEALEGRGDIHVCPIEKRESLRSYYQVANEYYQADSEFNRSQSDMNRYLKELERKDLSNKVRDDYQKRLYDLRINSSWVQSRYQQAVRNLERFKAEHGLN; encoded by the coding sequence ATGAAAAAGATTTTGCTTTTGTCGACGTTGACGATTTTACTTTCGGGTTGTGCGGCCATGAGCGTCGAGCAATGTAAAACAGCCAATTGGTTCAATGTGGGCGAAAAAGATGGCTCGAATGGGCATGATTCACGCTTGGATAAATATTATTCTTCCTGTCAAAAAGCCAATATTGTGCCGAATCAAAAGCTGTATGATCAAGGTTATCAAAAAGGCTTGAGCTATTACTGCCGACCGGAAAATATTTTTAGTGAAGCCTTGGAAGGTCGTGGCGATATTCATGTGTGTCCAATCGAAAAGCGTGAATCTTTACGTAGTTACTATCAAGTTGCCAATGAATATTATCAGGCAGATTCAGAGTTTAATCGCTCCCAAAGCGATATGAATCGTTATTTAAAAGAGTTGGAACGTAAAGATCTTTCGAATAAAGTTCGGGATGATTATCAAAAACGCTTATATGATCTACGTATCAATAGCAGTTGGGTACAGTCTCGTTATCAACAGGCTGTCCGAAATCTGGAACGTTTTAAGGCAGAACATGGTTTGAATTAA
- a CDS encoding HesA/MoeB/ThiF family protein: MHLYSRQILLDGWDIEAQEKLKLANVLIIGAGGIGCTSAELLARAGVGKITIVDADTIEISNLQRQIAFTTNDLGRYKAEILAKHLQDINPHIQVSYQNIRFDETNADELVQHQDVVLDGCDNFTTRYLVNAVCKKHQVPLISASAIGFEGQMFMVDADSACYECLFPKEDHANEGLRCAESGVLATTPVMIASLQAHHTLLFLGLGLTPLKQKLLLWNGLNLTQRILKFEKDINCPVCQAT; encoded by the coding sequence ATGCATCTCTATAGTCGTCAGATTTTATTAGATGGTTGGGATATCGAAGCACAAGAAAAACTAAAACTCGCCAATGTGTTGATTATCGGCGCAGGCGGAATCGGCTGTACCAGTGCCGAGCTGTTGGCACGTGCAGGTGTAGGTAAAATTACCATTGTCGATGCCGACACGATTGAAATAAGTAATCTACAAAGACAAATTGCCTTTACGACAAATGATTTAGGTCGATACAAAGCAGAAATATTGGCAAAGCATCTACAAGACATTAATCCGCATATACAGGTCAGTTATCAAAATATACGATTTGATGAAACGAATGCTGATGAACTCGTACAGCATCAAGATGTAGTCTTAGATGGCTGTGATAACTTTACAACTCGTTATCTGGTCAATGCAGTGTGTAAAAAACATCAAGTCCCTTTAATTAGTGCGTCGGCGATTGGTTTTGAAGGACAGATGTTTATGGTAGATGCTGATTCAGCCTGTTATGAATGCCTGTTTCCGAAAGAAGATCATGCCAATGAAGGGCTGCGCTGTGCGGAGTCAGGCGTATTAGCCACCACTCCTGTAATGATAGCGTCATTACAAGCACATCACACATTGCTATTTTTAGGCTTAGGTTTGACTCCACTCAAGCAAAAACTATTGCTTTGGAATGGCTTAAATTTAACGCAACGTATTCTTAAATTTGAAAAAGATATAAATTGTCCAGTTTGTCAGGCAACTTGA
- the folB gene encoding dihydroneopterin aldolase: protein MDAIIIEGLKVDTVVGCFNWERQIIQPLMLDLTIHNDLMQAAQSDELNDTLNYAQICELAAQVIQQAQPKLIEHAAQLVLECLFTTFPSIESISITIRKPAIIAQANAVGIRLERNRNNFCARTGE, encoded by the coding sequence ATGGATGCCATTATAATTGAAGGGTTGAAGGTTGATACCGTGGTTGGTTGTTTCAACTGGGAACGCCAAATTATTCAACCTTTAATGCTAGATCTCACTATTCATAATGATCTAATGCAAGCTGCACAATCAGATGAGCTAAACGATACGCTCAACTATGCGCAAATCTGCGAGCTTGCAGCTCAAGTGATTCAACAAGCCCAACCTAAGCTGATTGAGCACGCTGCACAATTGGTGCTTGAATGTCTATTTACTACCTTTCCTTCGATTGAATCGATCAGTATCACCATTCGCAAACCCGCCATCATTGCACAAGCCAATGCAGTAGGAATTCGCCTTGAACGCAACAGAAACAATTTTTGCGCTCGCACTGGCGAGTAA
- a CDS encoding lipase family alpha/beta hydrolase → MKKKYLNVMALMAGMVVSSGSVVHAGLFDFFAPKASWQNCNVNSCSIGGSTSVTSSYAKTKYPILLAHGMAGFSAVGPLQYWNGITEDLVGNGANVFVAQQASFNSSEVRGEQLLLQAKQVLAITGAEKINLIGHSHGSQSVRYVASLLPNKIASVTAVGGPTKGSDVADVVDSVVKSPAGPVLAPVISAGVNAFFSLVGIGSGHYYDQDAIAGLNSLTTSGSANFNQRFPAAVPTTACGSGTELVNGVRYYSWSGTSPFTNALDPMDYALTATSLLISGENDGLVPRCSSHLGTVIRDNYAFNHLDEVNQILGLVGFLQNPVTPYRTQANRLKNLGL, encoded by the coding sequence GTGAAGAAAAAATATTTAAATGTCATGGCGTTGATGGCAGGCATGGTGGTGAGCAGCGGATCTGTGGTACACGCAGGTTTGTTTGATTTTTTTGCACCCAAGGCATCATGGCAAAACTGTAATGTGAACTCTTGTTCAATCGGCGGTAGCACCAGTGTTACATCAAGTTATGCGAAAACCAAGTATCCAATTTTATTGGCGCATGGGATGGCCGGTTTCTCTGCGGTAGGTCCTTTGCAATACTGGAATGGGATTACTGAAGACTTGGTTGGTAATGGTGCGAATGTCTTCGTTGCACAGCAAGCTTCGTTTAATTCTTCGGAAGTACGCGGTGAGCAACTATTGCTACAGGCAAAGCAGGTGTTGGCGATTACTGGTGCAGAGAAAATTAATTTAATTGGCCATAGTCATGGCTCTCAATCGGTTCGTTATGTTGCCAGCTTGTTGCCGAATAAAATTGCATCAGTCACAGCAGTTGGTGGTCCAACTAAAGGTTCAGATGTGGCAGATGTCGTCGACTCAGTGGTTAAATCACCTGCGGGTCCAGTCTTGGCACCTGTGATCTCAGCAGGGGTTAATGCCTTCTTCTCATTAGTGGGGATTGGTTCAGGGCATTATTATGATCAAGATGCGATTGCAGGTTTAAACTCATTAACCACCAGCGGTTCAGCCAATTTTAACCAACGTTTCCCCGCAGCTGTACCAACTACAGCATGTGGTTCAGGTACTGAACTGGTGAATGGCGTGCGTTATTATTCGTGGAGTGGAACCAGTCCATTTACCAATGCATTAGACCCAATGGACTATGCATTAACTGCAACATCGTTACTGATTTCTGGAGAAAATGATGGCTTGGTACCGCGTTGTTCGAGCCATTTGGGTACGGTAATCCGTGACAATTATGCATTTAACCATTTGGATGAAGTCAATCAAATCCTCGGTTTGGTTGGATTCTTACAAAATCCGGTCACCCCTTATCGGACTCAGGCAAATCGTCTGAAAAATCTAGGTTTGTAA
- a CDS encoding 2-amino-4-hydroxy-6-hydroxymethyldihydropteridine diphosphokinase, which produces MNATETIFALALASNLQQQQNFTFAYQQIASLGVVEFSPIYEIPCRDGIGADYWNSACLLKSRCSLAEMTEILKKLEAQSGRVRPSHQISLDVDVIAWGETLEHMQFNPKKLPLALDVKIPLYDLWQHADLAHFQSTDYPVITM; this is translated from the coding sequence TTGAACGCAACAGAAACAATTTTTGCGCTCGCACTGGCGAGTAATCTCCAGCAACAACAAAATTTCACTTTTGCTTATCAACAAATCGCAAGTTTGGGTGTAGTGGAGTTTTCGCCAATTTATGAAATCCCATGTCGGGATGGAATTGGTGCCGATTATTGGAATTCAGCCTGCTTATTAAAAAGTCGATGCAGTCTTGCTGAAATGACTGAAATTCTGAAAAAACTAGAAGCACAATCTGGTCGAGTTCGTCCATCACATCAGATCAGTTTGGATGTTGATGTGATTGCATGGGGTGAAACTTTAGAGCATATGCAATTTAATCCAAAAAAGTTACCATTAGCTTTGGATGTCAAAATTCCTTTATATGATTTGTGGCAGCATGCAGATTTAGCTCATTTCCAAAGTACAGATTATCCTGTCATTACAATGTAA
- the coq7 gene encoding 2-polyprenyl-3-methyl-6-methoxy-1,4-benzoquinone monooxygenase, protein MRHYTGLDKLINSFDQALRSLVPGATSAQRSNPANEEPSQLCVSDARHVAGLMRVNHSGEVCAQALYHGQALTAKLPHVREEMQQAAIEEQDHLAWCEDRLKELDSHTSVLNPIWYGLSYGMGAIAGIAGDKYSLGFVAETERQVSQHLQEHIQQLPAHDDRSRKILEQMNEDELHHRDTALNAGGVDLPVPVRITMTAISKLMTKTSYYL, encoded by the coding sequence ATGCGTCATTACACAGGTCTCGATAAACTTATTAATTCCTTTGATCAAGCTTTACGTAGTTTGGTACCTGGTGCGACCAGTGCACAACGCAGTAATCCTGCCAATGAAGAACCGTCACAACTGTGTGTCAGTGATGCCCGCCATGTTGCAGGTTTAATGCGCGTCAATCATAGTGGTGAAGTCTGCGCTCAAGCCCTTTATCACGGTCAGGCACTGACTGCAAAACTGCCACATGTACGTGAAGAAATGCAGCAAGCCGCGATTGAAGAACAAGACCATTTGGCATGGTGTGAAGATCGCTTAAAAGAACTAGATAGCCACACTAGTGTATTAAATCCAATTTGGTACGGGTTGTCTTATGGAATGGGTGCAATTGCAGGGATTGCAGGCGACAAATACAGCTTAGGCTTTGTCGCTGAAACCGAACGCCAAGTGAGTCAACATTTACAAGAACACATCCAGCAGCTCCCCGCTCATGATGACCGTTCACGTAAAATCCTGGAGCAGATGAATGAAGATGAGTTGCATCATCGTGACACTGCACTCAATGCAGGTGGCGTAGATTTGCCTGTACCTGTACGCATTACCATGACTGCCATTTCAAAACTGATGACCAAAACCAGTTATTATCTTTAA
- a CDS encoding ABC1 kinase family protein: MKRNILFDGLRSVARIGETVVVAAQAGVKYATEKPSNAKLMRETFESLGSTYIKLGQFIASTPSLFPREYVQEFQGCLDQTPTLPFSYIQKVLAEEFEGRNLNEIFSFIDEKPLASASIAQVHAARLVTGEDVVLKVQKPGVETILYTDLNVVHWATKLLERAVPKIKFASLSEIVDEIKTRMVREVDFIEEAQNLDDFIQYLNVSGNQAATAPKVYHQFSTRRVLTMQRLYGVSLTDFDVVKQYAKDPTQVLITAMNTWFGSLMLCKSFHADLHAGNLMLLEDGRIGFIDFGIVGQLKPEVWTACMAFMDALQQTNYIAMAENMLKMGMTHQKIDTQILADDLERLFSGVLLADPQEILSSNPADLNDIMMDMVAVGERHGIKFPRDFALLFKQMLYFDRFMRVLAPYTDIYADQRLKMVHNIEPASFLKH, translated from the coding sequence ATGAAAAGAAATATTTTATTCGATGGATTACGCTCTGTTGCACGTATTGGTGAAACAGTGGTGGTTGCAGCACAAGCAGGTGTGAAGTATGCAACTGAAAAACCAAGCAACGCCAAACTTATGCGTGAGACCTTTGAGTCGCTTGGTTCGACTTATATTAAACTGGGTCAATTTATCGCTAGTACGCCGTCTTTATTCCCACGTGAATACGTTCAGGAATTCCAAGGCTGTTTAGATCAAACGCCAACCTTACCATTTAGCTATATCCAAAAAGTTTTGGCAGAAGAGTTTGAAGGGCGCAACCTCAATGAAATTTTTAGTTTTATTGATGAAAAGCCTTTGGCTTCGGCTTCAATTGCACAAGTGCATGCCGCTCGATTGGTCACGGGCGAAGATGTGGTTTTAAAGGTGCAAAAGCCAGGTGTTGAAACTATTCTTTATACCGACTTGAATGTGGTGCATTGGGCAACAAAGCTACTTGAAAGAGCTGTTCCAAAAATCAAGTTTGCATCACTTTCTGAAATTGTAGATGAGATCAAAACACGTATGGTGCGTGAAGTTGATTTTATTGAAGAAGCTCAGAATCTGGATGACTTTATTCAATATTTGAATGTTTCAGGTAATCAAGCGGCAACGGCACCGAAAGTTTATCACCAGTTTTCAACGCGCCGTGTACTCACCATGCAGCGTTTGTATGGGGTATCATTGACTGACTTTGATGTGGTCAAACAATATGCCAAAGACCCAACTCAGGTCTTGATTACGGCCATGAACACTTGGTTTGGCAGTTTAATGCTGTGCAAGAGTTTCCATGCCGATTTACATGCAGGCAATCTGATGCTGCTAGAAGATGGTCGTATCGGTTTTATTGATTTTGGTATTGTCGGTCAATTAAAACCTGAGGTTTGGACTGCGTGTATGGCATTTATGGATGCATTACAGCAAACCAATTACATCGCCATGGCTGAGAACATGCTGAAAATGGGCATGACCCATCAGAAAATTGATACTCAAATCTTGGCTGATGATTTAGAGCGCTTGTTTAGTGGGGTGTTACTGGCAGATCCACAAGAAATTCTTAGTTCTAATCCGGCAGATTTAAATGACATCATGATGGATATGGTGGCAGTAGGTGAGCGTCACGGTATTAAATTCCCGCGTGACTTCGCTTTGTTATTCAAGCAAATGCTATATTTTGATCGTTTCATGCGTGTTCTCGCACCATATACCGATATTTATGCTGACCAACGTTTAAAAATGGTTCACAATATTGAACCTGCTTCGTTTTTAAAGCATTAA
- a CDS encoding autotransporter assembly complex protein TamA, with protein sequence MPSKTKFKQSTLVHSMHLIFKMQGVPKLICSSFLISSCISVVYAQEQILGAPENQTTEQNEHVAAVAVAAAAPIPPAMNTSDSGILPGQDSLAALKEQEQSSNQINELKPIQLDDNLENLPVIPVDQSMANEIFRVAEDAKNEAQAYRDQTAKNPAPVIGDVSQTELTEIKQAPLNIDQLMSDIQSDSKIVVEANETGKTLAEFQTKSDQPAEKVGFFKRIINRLRPDNLINADKIPRISADVSGAPPILALNIKAKLSSFTKESFEDFNVALPQLRALTNQAAQAVGYYNATYTFVKESDSKVKVIVVPNDPVKIKEQNIEFTGAGANTPQFQVIRLIPEQDVGDIFNHGSYEAMKTKITNVAADNGYFDAFWRLHDVKITQPDKTADINLKYETGERYKLKQVEYRMSDPSKPLPLTQKVLDSLAPWKEGDDYAFWRVNVLANNLTNTRYFNYTLVDTIKPDAIQPPLDLPPDLQALVDQQRIQQSQLMSSQQKADIARAKITSAQEVTQDVVDESQFSGGEPAQPYALARSMPMPPVHNDDDEQRQKLEEQARVERKIPVVVTLNADRLNSLETGIGYGTDTGARIRTQYRRAIVNKYGHSFDANFELSEIRQSIDGRYSIPYKHPLNDYFNLVGGYERETRNDIGPDVNLLVESAVLGGERVIKNPLGDWQHTFGLRYRLDRLTKKGDVNINELPDAFKVSGIDSEQESLLLGYEASKTNTNTRLNPTRGFKQTYKVELGTESLLSDANMAIVSAGWRFIYSLGENDNHQFVGRGDTSYIFTDNFNKVPYNLRFFTGGDQSLRGFDYKSLSPEENGYKIGGQALAVGSLEYNYQFKDGWRAAVFSDFGNAYDKQFSNPTEYSVGVGIRWRSPIGPIRLDIASGISNDNNPIRLHFFIGPQL encoded by the coding sequence ATGCCATCTAAAACGAAGTTTAAACAGTCGACACTGGTTCATTCTATGCATTTAATTTTTAAAATGCAGGGGGTTCCTAAACTTATTTGTAGTAGTTTTTTAATTAGTTCTTGTATATCAGTTGTTTATGCTCAAGAGCAAATTTTGGGTGCGCCTGAAAATCAGACAACCGAACAGAACGAGCATGTCGCTGCAGTGGCAGTTGCTGCCGCTGCACCAATCCCGCCAGCGATGAATACTTCTGATTCGGGGATATTACCCGGACAAGACAGTTTGGCTGCATTAAAAGAACAAGAACAGTCAAGTAATCAGATTAATGAATTAAAACCAATTCAGTTGGATGATAATCTGGAAAATTTGCCTGTGATTCCCGTCGATCAGAGTATGGCAAATGAAATTTTTCGTGTTGCAGAAGATGCCAAAAATGAAGCACAAGCATATCGAGACCAAACCGCTAAAAATCCTGCTCCTGTCATTGGCGATGTTTCGCAAACTGAATTAACTGAGATTAAACAGGCTCCGTTGAATATTGACCAGTTAATGAGTGATATCCAGTCAGACAGTAAAATTGTGGTTGAAGCCAATGAAACGGGTAAAACCTTAGCCGAGTTCCAAACCAAGTCAGATCAACCTGCTGAAAAAGTTGGCTTCTTTAAGCGCATTATTAACCGTTTGCGTCCGGATAATTTAATCAATGCTGATAAAATTCCGCGTATTTCTGCTGATGTGAGTGGTGCACCACCTATTCTGGCGCTTAATATCAAGGCCAAGTTGTCAAGCTTTACTAAAGAGTCTTTTGAAGATTTTAATGTTGCGTTGCCTCAGTTGCGTGCATTGACCAATCAAGCTGCACAGGCGGTGGGTTATTACAATGCGACTTATACTTTTGTCAAAGAAAGTGACAGTAAGGTAAAAGTGATAGTGGTTCCCAATGACCCCGTCAAAATTAAAGAACAAAATATTGAATTTACCGGTGCAGGCGCAAATACACCACAGTTCCAAGTCATTCGTTTAATTCCAGAACAGGATGTTGGTGATATTTTCAATCATGGCTCGTACGAAGCGATGAAAACTAAAATTACCAACGTTGCTGCAGATAATGGTTATTTTGATGCGTTTTGGCGCTTGCATGATGTCAAGATTACTCAGCCTGATAAAACGGCTGACATTAACTTAAAGTACGAAACAGGTGAACGTTATAAGTTAAAGCAAGTTGAGTATCGGATGAGTGATCCGAGCAAGCCATTACCATTGACCCAAAAAGTTTTAGATAGTTTGGCACCTTGGAAGGAAGGTGATGACTATGCCTTCTGGCGTGTCAATGTTTTGGCAAATAACTTAACCAACACCCGTTATTTTAATTATACCCTGGTTGATACTATCAAGCCGGATGCAATTCAGCCACCTTTAGATTTACCGCCAGATTTACAGGCGTTGGTCGACCAGCAACGTATCCAGCAATCCCAATTGATGAGTAGTCAACAAAAGGCGGATATTGCGCGGGCCAAAATCACTTCTGCGCAAGAAGTCACGCAGGATGTTGTTGATGAATCACAATTCTCTGGTGGTGAACCTGCTCAACCTTATGCATTAGCACGATCTATGCCAATGCCGCCTGTACATAATGATGATGACGAACAACGTCAGAAGCTAGAAGAACAGGCGCGGGTAGAACGAAAAATTCCTGTTGTGGTGACGCTGAATGCAGATCGCTTAAATAGTCTTGAAACAGGTATTGGTTATGGTACTGATACGGGGGCACGTATTCGTACCCAGTATCGTCGTGCGATTGTGAATAAATATGGTCACTCATTTGATGCCAACTTCGAGTTATCTGAGATTCGTCAATCAATAGATGGGCGTTATAGTATTCCTTATAAGCATCCATTAAATGACTACTTCAACCTGGTGGGTGGTTATGAGCGTGAAACCCGCAACGATATTGGTCCTGATGTGAATTTGTTGGTTGAGTCGGCAGTTCTAGGTGGTGAGCGCGTCATTAAAAACCCATTAGGCGACTGGCAACATACCTTTGGCTTACGTTATCGTTTAGATCGCTTAACCAAAAAAGGTGATGTGAATATTAATGAGCTACCAGATGCCTTTAAAGTATCCGGGATCGATTCTGAACAAGAATCATTATTGCTTGGTTATGAGGCTTCTAAAACCAATACCAATACGCGTTTAAATCCAACGCGTGGTTTTAAGCAAACCTATAAAGTTGAATTGGGGACGGAATCTTTGCTTTCAGATGCCAATATGGCAATTGTAAGTGCTGGCTGGCGTTTTATTTACTCATTGGGTGAAAACGACAATCATCAATTTGTTGGTCGTGGCGATACAAGCTATATCTTCACCGATAATTTCAATAAAGTGCCGTATAATTTACGCTTCTTTACAGGTGGAGATCAATCTCTCCGAGGTTTTGACTACAAGAGCTTATCGCCCGAAGAAAACGGCTATAAAATAGGGGGTCAAGCCTTGGCTGTTGGCTCTTTGGAATATAATTATCAATTTAAAGATGGCTGGCGAGCTGCCGTGTTCTCGGACTTTGGTAACGCCTATGACAAACAATTTAGCAACCCAACAGAATATAGTGTGGGTGTTGGTATCCGCTGGAGATCGCCAATTGGACCAATTCGATTAGATATCGCATCGGGTATTTCGAATGATAACAATCCAATTCGTTTGCATTTCTTTATTGGTCCACAGCTTTAA